TCCTTATATGTAAGTCTTTTTCCTGTCCTCTCTTCGACGATCGCCTCCTTATTTTTGAATTTATCCACCGTTTGATCAAAAATGCTTCCTGTCGTTGCGTACATCGTCTTCCTCCTTTATAAATAAGCTTTGCATCCTTCCCCTTTCATTTCGCTGTAAGAGAGTCATTCCCCTTCTTTAAAATCAGATAATTCAGAAATATTTTGATAATAAAGAAAAAAGCAGCCATCATCTGACTGCTCATTGTCTTAACCTATGATCTTATCTGCGAGTTCCCTGAGCAAACGCCGTTTCTCTTCCGTAGAGCAGGAAGAAGAAATAAGCTCTCTCCGCCTCTCTCCGATTTTATTGAGCCTTTCCACAAACGCTTCATCACATTGCTGAGAAAATGTATCGCATAATCTTTTCCCTACAAGCGGGCTTGCACCATTTGTGGATACGGAAATCGTCAGGCTTCCCTGCTGGTGGAATGAGGTCATTTGAAGCGTGCCTTCACTCCCCTGATCAGCAACACAGACCAGTTGATGATGCCCCGCCGTTTCTTTCACCCATTCATTTACCTGTCGCACATCCGTTGCGGCAATCACGATGAATGCATCAAGTAAATCTTCCGTACAAGCCTCCCGTTTGATCCAGGTCACACGACCTTCCCTGTAAAGGTCTTCGATTTCGATTATAGCCCGGGGGCTGACAACTGTTACGCTGGCACCATGTTGTAAGAAAACAGACAGCTTTCTATAGGCCACTCTTCCACCGCCGACGACGGTCACCTTTTTATCAGTAACATCAATCATAAGAGGAAGCATAGCATACTCCTTCCTGATACAGAGTTTCTTGAATTCTGTCGAGGAAAGCTTCTTCTACAAGTGGATCATACCCAAGGTAATCACCGAGCAGGATGTTTGGGTTTTGCGTTGAAGAGATTGCATGTTTGATTTCCCGCATCAAAATCCCTGTAAACAATAGGTAGGGAATGAACACGACAGGAGTGCTTGAGTCCTTCAGATCTTTCAGCGTGTCGGAGAAACTAGGTTCAGATGCTGTAAGAAAGCAGGTTTTAACCTCTTTCAGGTGAGTGGTTTGCTGAACGAGATCTCCTATCGCCCCAAGATCCCTTTTAACATCCGGATCTGAACTTCCCCTGCCGATCAAGACAACTGTAATCGAAGGATCGACTGTGATCGCATCGGCCAATTTCTTTAGGACACTTGCAACCATTTTATTGTGTATACCGATTGGGCGGCCGACGTGCACGTTTATGGAAGGATATCGTTTCATGCATTCTTTGATTTCTTCAGGGATGTCGATTTTGGCGTGTACTGCAGTTAATAACAGGAGCGGAACAACAGAGATATGGGTCGCTCCTTTTTTGACACAGTTTTCAAACCCCTGTGGGATCGAAGGTGACGCAAGCTCGAGAAAGCATATTTCCTGGATGTCTGCATGAACATGTTCCTGGCATCGTTGAATGAATGCGACAGCCTCATCCCTCGCTTCAGGGATGCGGCTGCCGTGGCATACATATAGGACTGCCTTCTTCATTATAAAGCCTCACTTATGGCTGCATTCTTACCTAGCGTTTCTTCAAACCATTGAATCCGTTCACGGTAGCGGACAACTTCTCCGATAATGATCATGCTTGGGTTTTCGATCTTTTCTTTCTCCACGATTTCCACGATGGTATCAAGGGTGCCCGTCACTGTTCTCTGAACGTCTGTTGTTCCCCAATGGACGAGTGCAACCGGTGTATGCCTGCACTTCCCATATTGAGTGAGCTTCTCTTTAATGTAGGGTAAATTGCCGACCCCCATATAGATGGCGAGTGTATCAATTCCTTTAGCTAAGCTTTCCCACTTCTCGTCTTCGAGTTCATGATCCTTTTTATGACCGGTTACAAAGGCGACGCTTGAACTTGCATCCCGGTGGGTGACAGGGATGCCGGCATAAGCTGCAGCAGCGATCCCTGAAGTGATCCCAGGGACGATTTCAAAGGGAATCCCCTTTTTAGAAAGAGCTTCTGCTTCTTCCCCGCCTCTGCCGAATACGAATGGATCGCCTCCCTTTAGTCTCACAACCGTCTTTCCATTGGACGCATAGCGGATCAGGAAGCGATTGATTGTTTCCTGCTTCATCGTATGGTAGTCGGGAAGCTTGCCGCAGTAAATCAAATCAGCTCCTTTTTTCGCGTAGGATAGAAGCTCTTTATTGACTAACCGGTCGTATAATATGACATCCGCTTCCTGTATGGTTTTCAAACCTTTCACGGTAATCAGTTCCGGGTCACCCGGTCCCGCTCCGACTAAGTACACTTTTCCCATTGCTTCAGCTCCTCCTCATGATTTAAGTATCGTTTCTTGCTCATGGAGGACAAATCCTGCGCCGTTTCCGCTGATTCTGCGCTTTTCATAAAGGGAGATATCCACCACTTCCGGCTTTTTCAAAAAATATTTCTCCAGTTCGACTTCTGCCAAATCAAATGCTGCTTCATCTGATTGTGCCGCTACAACGACAACGGTGACAAACTGAGGTGTCGTAACTTCAAAACGATATAGGTTCATGTAATGGCCTCCCTATGCTTCCTGCAGCAGTGTATCCAAGTGTTCCTGGAGAGGGGATGTGCCGACACGGTTGATATAGTCAAAGAACGCTTCCCCCTGATTCTTGGTTTGTTTGAAATGAATGAGAAGCTGCTTGATGACCTCTGTCAGATTGGACGCTTCTACTTTTCCTTTTAACTTTTCATTGAGTTTTCCGCCGTCCTGCAGTGTTCCGCCAACGTAAATTTCGAACGCCTCGATCATTTTCTTATCTTTCGTGCGCATCTTGATCCCTTGAAGGCCGATGTCTGCTATCTGCCGCTGACCGCATGAATTCGGGCAGCCGACCATATGGATTCTGACCGGAACATCAAGCGTGAGATCCTGGTCAAGCTGATTGGCAATCTGCCTCATCCTTTCTTTTGTCTCGACGAGCGCCAGATTGCAATATTCGATCCCTGTGCATGAAACTGAGTAGCCTATAAATGAAAGGGGGCTTGTAGAGATCCTGTCAAAGATGTTTTCTGCAAGCAGCGCTTCCACATGCTCATCCGGGATAT
The nucleotide sequence above comes from Bacillus sp. KH172YL63. Encoded proteins:
- a CDS encoding sirohydrochlorin chelatase, with the protein product MKKAVLYVCHGSRIPEARDEAVAFIQRCQEHVHADIQEICFLELASPSIPQGFENCVKKGATHISVVPLLLLTAVHAKIDIPEEIKECMKRYPSINVHVGRPIGIHNKMVASVLKKLADAITVDPSITVVLIGRGSSDPDVKRDLGAIGDLVQQTTHLKEVKTCFLTASEPSFSDTLKDLKDSSTPVVFIPYLLFTGILMREIKHAISSTQNPNILLGDYLGYDPLVEEAFLDRIQETLYQEGVCYASSYD
- a CDS encoding DUF3906 family protein codes for the protein MNLYRFEVTTPQFVTVVVVAAQSDEAAFDLAEVELEKYFLKKPEVVDISLYEKRRISGNGAGFVLHEQETILKS
- the cobA gene encoding uroporphyrinogen-III C-methyltransferase; the protein is MGKVYLVGAGPGDPELITVKGLKTIQEADVILYDRLVNKELLSYAKKGADLIYCGKLPDYHTMKQETINRFLIRYASNGKTVVRLKGGDPFVFGRGGEEAEALSKKGIPFEIVPGITSGIAAAAYAGIPVTHRDASSSVAFVTGHKKDHELEDEKWESLAKGIDTLAIYMGVGNLPYIKEKLTQYGKCRHTPVALVHWGTTDVQRTVTGTLDTIVEIVEKEKIENPSMIIIGEVVRYRERIQWFEETLGKNAAISEAL
- a CDS encoding precorrin-2 dehydrogenase/sirohydrochlorin ferrochelatase family protein, whose product is MLPLMIDVTDKKVTVVGGGRVAYRKLSVFLQHGASVTVVSPRAIIEIEDLYREGRVTWIKREACTEDLLDAFIVIAATDVRQVNEWVKETAGHHQLVCVADQGSEGTLQMTSFHQQGSLTISVSTNGASPLVGKRLCDTFSQQCDEAFVERLNKIGERRRELISSSCSTEEKRRLLRELADKIIG